The following are encoded in a window of Fibrobacter sp. genomic DNA:
- a CDS encoding fibrobacter succinogenes major paralogous domain-containing protein, producing the protein MDGAESSDSEDLNSNGSEGSEGESSGSEGGESSGSSEGNSSGNSEGNSSGSSEEPESSSEGASSSSEEPESSSEEASSSSEEPESSSSEDVESSGSGEGSSASVPGGSSDASTNDVVTGTLTDTRDGQTYRTVKIGDQVWMAENLNYAYTGVPYRFYEEYFDETYTSDSTSWCYDNDPANCAKYGRLYTWAAAMDSVGTWSTNGKGCGYYGKICSPTYPVRGVCPKGWHLPSYDEWDALSTAVGGSSTAGTKLKFVTGWSDSGNGTDTFGFSALPAGLRYGIGDYDYEGDYANFWSSTEGGSLDAYTMGLYYGDDNVNLNYGLKNFGFSVRCLKD; encoded by the coding sequence ATGGATGGTGCTGAGTCCAGCGATTCCGAAGATCTAAATTCCAACGGCTCCGAAGGTAGCGAAGGCGAGTCGTCTGGCTCCGAAGGTGGTGAAAGTTCCGGCAGCTCCGAAGGCAATTCGTCTGGCAACTCCGAAGGCAATTCGTCTGGCAGCTCCGAAGAACCGGAATCCAGCTCGGAGGGAGCGTCCAGCAGTTCGGAAGAACCGGAGTCCAGCTCGGAGGAAGCGTCCAGCAGTTCGGAAGAACCGGAATCCAGTAGTTCCGAAGATGTCGAAAGTTCCGGCAGCGGTGAAGGCTCTTCTGCAAGCGTTCCCGGCGGCAGCAGCGACGCCAGCACCAACGACGTGGTCACCGGCACGCTTACCGACACCCGCGACGGACAGACCTACAGGACCGTGAAAATCGGTGACCAGGTGTGGATGGCGGAGAACCTGAACTACGCCTACACTGGCGTCCCATATCGCTTTTATGAGGAATACTTTGACGAAACTTACACCTCCGATTCCACCAGTTGGTGCTACGACAACGACCCAGCCAACTGCGCCAAGTACGGCCGCCTTTACACCTGGGCTGCGGCCATGGACAGCGTTGGCACGTGGAGCACGAACGGCAAGGGTTGCGGCTATTATGGCAAGATATGCTCACCGACATACCCTGTTCGGGGTGTCTGCCCCAAGGGCTGGCATCTGCCAAGCTATGATGAATGGGACGCCCTGTCCACGGCGGTGGGAGGCTCTTCTACGGCAGGCACCAAGCTCAAGTTCGTGACAGGCTGGAGTGATAGCGGCAACGGAACAGATACCTTCGGGTTCTCGGCGCTTCCTGCCGGCCTCAGGTATGGTATTGGAGATTACGACTACGAGGGCGACTACGCGAACTTCTGGAGTTCTACTGAGGGCGGCAGCCTCGACGCGTACACCATGGGTTTGTACTACGGCGACGACAATGTGAACCTGAACTACGGCCTCAAGAACTTCGGGTTTTCTGTTCGTTGTCTCAAGGACTAG
- a CDS encoding RNA methyltransferase, whose translation MQENLEKRIKRQVHGKFHRFTAVVPLGFEATLVQELRQIGVSTKDDSFETTDGKVTFEAKLTEAWKAVALSRIANRVLMDIASFKAENFRELEKKSAEIPWELYLDERTLASSLQTKDERNNPSISELVTSNSLHIHVTCKHSRLYHSDAVAERFYNVFKGGSLPLVRTASLSTPSAGTPRNAPPQDKPSSQNIFVTLIDDRCTVSLDLAGEELYKRGHQRFVNDAPLKETIAAAMLLEAIHCSKGEARPHTSKPDTSGDLTTLIDPMAGSGTFSLEAAYMANGIIPGKCRDFALKHQPAFKEATWNYLTRVIQSGEAAKDPVQNHDSSIIKILTSDISERAVKIIRHNVECSPLAKIEPTPIAPQQKDFFSYTPEEISNIGHDTSNGSRNARVIIVLNPPYGKRLDANAPALYARIGKKLSELAQGIVCPLVVAILAPKGACTDNLLKNCPALATPDTKQIKTSHGGITLNCFVGKIF comes from the coding sequence ATGCAGGAAAACCTCGAAAAGCGCATCAAGCGGCAAGTCCACGGAAAGTTCCACCGTTTCACCGCCGTCGTGCCCCTTGGCTTCGAGGCGACCCTGGTCCAAGAGCTGCGGCAAATCGGGGTCTCCACCAAAGACGACTCCTTCGAAACAACCGACGGAAAGGTCACCTTCGAGGCCAAACTGACCGAGGCCTGGAAAGCCGTAGCCCTCAGCCGCATCGCCAACCGAGTGCTCATGGACATCGCCTCCTTCAAGGCCGAAAACTTCCGCGAGCTCGAAAAGAAGTCCGCCGAAATCCCCTGGGAGCTTTATTTAGACGAGAGAACGCTCGCAAGCTCGCTACAGACGAAAGACGAAAGAAATAATCCTAGTATCTCAGAACTAGTAACTAGTAACTCGTTGCACATTCACGTCACCTGCAAGCATTCACGGCTCTACCACAGCGATGCCGTAGCGGAACGATTTTACAATGTCTTCAAAGGGGGAAGCCTCCCCCTCGTTCGCACTGCGTCGCTCTCTACCCCCTCTGCGGGGACACCCCGCAACGCCCCACCGCAAGACAAGCCTTCATCGCAAAACATATTCGTCACTCTCATCGACGACCGGTGCACAGTCTCGCTAGACCTTGCCGGAGAAGAACTCTACAAGCGGGGCCACCAGCGTTTTGTCAACGACGCACCCCTAAAGGAGACCATCGCCGCCGCTATGCTCCTCGAGGCAATCCATTGCTCAAAGGGCGAAGCCCGACCTCATACCTCTAAGCCCGACACGTCGGGCGACCTCACCACTCTCATAGACCCCATGGCAGGCAGCGGCACCTTCAGCCTAGAGGCTGCCTACATGGCAAACGGGATCATTCCCGGAAAGTGTCGTGACTTTGCCCTCAAGCACCAGCCCGCTTTCAAAGAAGCTACGTGGAACTACCTGACCCGCGTCATCCAGAGCGGCGAAGCCGCGAAGGATCCAGTCCAAAATCACGATTCATCAATAATCAAAATTCTCACAAGCGACATTTCAGAACGGGCCGTCAAAATCATCAGGCATAACGTGGAGTGCAGTCCCCTCGCAAAAATCGAGCCAACTCCCATCGCACCGCAGCAGAAGGACTTTTTCAGCTACACGCCCGAAGAAATTTCAAACATCGGGCACGATACCTCAAACGGCAGCAGAAACGCCAGAGTAATCATCGTGCTGAACCCGCCCTACGGAAAGCGCCTGGACGCAAATGCCCCAGCACTCTACGCCCGCATAGGCAAGAAACTTTCGGAACTTGCGCAGGGAATTGTGTGTCCTTTGGTCGTCGCCATTCTTGCGCCCAAGGGCGCCTGCACCGACAACCTTCTAAAGAATTGCCCCGCCCTGGCTACACCCGACACAAAACAGATAAAAACCAGCCACGGCGGCATTACGCTGAACTGCTTTGTCGGGAAAATTTTCTAG
- a CDS encoding YbjQ family protein: MQLYNTDFITGKEFETLQLVRGSVVFSKNVVRDVFAGLKTIVGGEIAGYTEMLNDARNIAIERMEKQARGIGADAIINVCFATASVMAGSAEIIVYGTAVKFK; this comes from the coding sequence ATGCAGCTTTACAACACGGACTTTATCACCGGCAAGGAATTCGAGACCCTCCAGTTGGTACGCGGCAGCGTTGTCTTCAGCAAGAACGTGGTCCGCGACGTCTTCGCAGGCCTCAAGACCATCGTAGGCGGCGAAATCGCAGGCTACACCGAGATGCTGAACGACGCCCGCAACATTGCCATCGAGCGCATGGAAAAGCAGGCCCGAGGCATCGGGGCTGACGCCATCATAAATGTCTGTTTCGCCACCGCCTCCGTCATGGCAGGCTCCGCCGAAATCATCGTCTACGGCACCGCCGTCAAGTTCAAGTAA
- a CDS encoding acyltransferase family protein — protein sequence METTPVKPRELYAEVLRIIAAFSVVFQHTVTSAWYNIPVRTDEWITLNFYNSIARFGVGVFIMISGAFMLSPRYAHPPEKILGKNLTRILLLLVFWVVVYGTVNTFVAGGSFKDIFATPFLLFTKPPTHLWFLYTIAGLYILTPPMRVFTEHASHRMILYVIGIFFCFGLVLPMVNHLLERLADFTLYKNIRIQGCTTFAGFYLTGFYISHYGLKPLARKILYLSAIASWAFAFVSSTYFSIDRSKPNEYFLGNFQPTTFLIAAAIFCFFCERYRGVLTTNRRLTFVSACMLGVYLIHPLFIKLFYGLELSLLTPHPIVVVPVVAAAVFAVSLLVTALFRPISFFKRFF from the coding sequence ATGGAAACGACTCCCGTAAAGCCTAGGGAACTCTACGCCGAAGTCCTTAGAATCATCGCGGCGTTTTCCGTGGTGTTCCAGCATACTGTCACTTCCGCCTGGTACAACATTCCCGTGCGTACCGACGAGTGGATCACCCTGAACTTTTACAACAGCATCGCCCGCTTCGGCGTGGGCGTGTTCATCATGATCAGCGGGGCGTTCATGCTTTCGCCCCGATACGCCCACCCGCCGGAGAAAATCCTCGGCAAGAACCTCACCCGCATCTTGCTTTTGCTGGTGTTCTGGGTCGTCGTCTACGGAACGGTCAACACCTTCGTCGCCGGCGGATCTTTCAAGGACATCTTCGCCACGCCATTTCTGCTTTTTACCAAGCCGCCCACCCACCTGTGGTTTCTCTACACCATCGCGGGGCTCTATATTCTGACACCCCCCATGCGGGTCTTTACCGAACACGCAAGCCACCGGATGATCCTCTACGTCATCGGCATCTTTTTCTGCTTCGGGCTGGTGCTCCCCATGGTGAACCACCTGCTGGAACGCCTCGCCGACTTTACGCTCTACAAGAACATCCGCATCCAGGGATGTACCACCTTCGCGGGCTTCTACCTCACCGGATTCTACATTTCCCACTACGGCCTGAAACCCCTGGCCCGAAAAATACTGTACCTCTCGGCCATTGCCTCCTGGGCCTTCGCCTTCGTCTCCTCCACGTACTTTTCCATCGACCGCTCCAAGCCCAACGAATATTTTCTGGGCAATTTCCAGCCAACCACCTTCCTGATTGCCGCCGCCATTTTCTGCTTTTTCTGTGAACGGTACCGGGGCGTGCTGACCACAAACCGTCGCCTCACCTTCGTTTCGGCCTGCATGCTGGGCGTGTACCTGATTCACCCGCTTTTCATCAAGCTTTTCTACGGACTCGAGCTGTCGCTCCTCACGCCTCACCCCATCGTCGTGGTCCCTGTCGTGGCGGCGGCCGTTTTTGCCGTTTCCCTGCTGGTGACGGCACTTTTCAGGCCCATTTCCTTTTTTAAGAGGTTCTTTTAG